The Gemmatimonadota bacterium nucleotide sequence TGCTCGTCGGCCACTCGGAGCGACGCGCCTTCTTCGGCGAGAGCGACGAAGAGGTGGCCAGGAAGACCGCCGCGGCTCTCCATGCCGGCGCGATCCCCGTGATCTGCTTGGGCGAGACCATCGAGGAAAAGCGATCCGGCATGGCGGTAGCGGTAGTAGGCAGGCAGCTCGGTGCGGTGCTCGGCACGCTGGCGGAAGGTTGTTCCGACGCTTCCTCCGACCTCGGAGGCGGCGCGCCCGGCCCCGCCAACGGAGCCGGGACCTTCCTGGTAGCGTACGAACCGGTCTGGGCCATCGGAACGGGCGAGACCGCGACCCCCGAGGATGCCGAGCTGGCACATGCGGCGATCAGGGAACAACTGGCGGACGTGCTGGGCGCGGCGACGGCGACGCGCACGCCCATCCTCTACGGCGGTTCCGTAAAGCCGGACAACGCACGCGAGCTGTTGAGCGCCGCCGGTGTGGACGGCGTACTGGTGGGCGGCGCGAGTCTGAACCCCCACCACTTCGCCGCGATCGCCGGGGCGGCTCCATGAGGCGGATTTCGGTTCGGGCCGGTTCGAGACCTGGCTGAGCACGGCCGGAGACGACCTTCCCGCAGCCGGAGGCGCGCCCCCCTCCAGATCCGATCACAAAAGGTAGGGCTCCGGTGATCCGGGTTGCCACCGAGCTCCATCGCCTCAAGCTCCACCACCTTGACGGGAAGGCCCGCTCGGGTGAGCTTTCGGCCCGGGTGAGCCGCCACCCGCACCTCGACTCCGATGGATCCGACTCCAAGCAGATGACCACCTTCCTCTATCTTCTCCTTATTCTGGACGGGCTCTTCATGGCCATCGTCGTCCTCCTCCAAGCGGGGAAGGGCGGTGGTCTTGCCGCAGTGGGCGGTGGCGGCGGCACTGCCATGACCGAAGGCATCCTCGCCGGCAGGCAGGCCACGAGCTTGCTCACGCGGGCGACTTGGATCAGCGGCACGATCTTCCTTGCCTCCGCTCTGGCCCTCTCCATCATCTCGCAGCGGAACGCCGTGCCCACCTCCGTCATCCAGGTGCCGACTCCCAACGCGGCCCCGGTCCCGATCCTGAGCACCGTGGGCGAAGGAGACTCCGCCGTCGGAAATGACGGCGAGGGCGCACCGGGCGAGGGCGCGACCGGCCAAACAGGCGAGAGCGCGAGCGACTCCGGGAACGGAAACGACGGCTAGAACGATTCCGGCAGCGGCTGAGGCCGCCACCCCCGACGAACTCCGTCGGATCTGCCTGGGTGCGGCCGTCTCCATCGGCGCGGACGTGTCGTCGACGATGGCGATCGCCGACCTCGGTCGGTCCGAGGCCCGTCCCTCCGCCCCTATCCGGAGCTCGCACTTCGATGTGGCTGTCGCGGCGGCTCTCATGGGCGGAGGCAACCACCTGGTACACACCTCCCCGAGCGCAGGCGTTCTCCACCTCCACGGCCAGAGCCTGTCGTCCGTCTTCGGCCAGGCCTCCGACACCGGTCCGGTGACGAGTCCGGCTCTGCTTCGGCGAACGGGCGGGTCCCCAAGCTGGATCGGGCCGACGCCGCAGGGACTCCACTCACCCGACGTTCCGGCCGGCATCGCTCTTCAGGTAGCTGCCGGCATAGCCTTCGCCATCCGTCGAACCGGCCGGCCCGGAGTGACTGCGGTCATCCAGCCCTCGAGCGTCACCGCGACGGGCGCCTGGCACGAAGGTTTGTCTTTCGCGGCGGCCACCGGTTCGCCCCTCGTGGTGATAGTCGCACCCGAGCTTCACACGGGCCGATCGGCCACGCCCGACCGCGCCCCCCCCGCGTGGCAGGCCGTCGCCGACTCCTACGGTACCTCGCTGGAGGAATCCGATCCCGAACTGCTCCCGGTTTTCGGCGCCACCCGCCGCGCCCTGCACCGCGTAAGATCGGAAGGCCGTCCGCTCCTGTTGATTCCGAATCGCGACCCGCTCGCACCCGCCGAAGAGCTCGCCCGGCTCAGGACGGCTTGGGAAGGCGTCGGGATCGGGGCGGCGGGGCAACCGGACTGGCCCGCCATCGAGGGGGAAGCCCGGGACGTGGTCGGACGCGCCGCCGAAGCGGCCGGGGTCTAGGCATGACCGCAGGGACGCCCGATCACCTGACCCGCTCGGAGCGCGGCGAACCGGTCACGATGCTGGAAGCGATCTCCGAGGCGCTCTTCGAGGAGATGGTAGCGGACGATTCGGTCCTGCTCATGGGCGAAGACATCGGCGCATACGGAGGCGCCTTCAAGGTGACTCGCGGCTTCCTCGACCATTTCGGTCCTGATCGCGTGGTCGACGTTCCCATAGCCGAAGGCGGGTTTACGGGAGCCGCCGCCGGAGCGGCGCACGCGGGACTGCGCCCGGTGGTCGAGATGCAGTTCATGGACTTCGTCTCGCCGGCCTACGACGTTATCACCAACTACGTCGCCACCGCGGCGTATCGGGGAGCCGGCCGACTGCCGATGGTGATTCGCGGTCCGGTGGGAGGGGGGGGAAGGGGAGGGCCCTTCCACTCGCAGAACGTCGAGATGGCCTTCTTCCACACTCCGGGCCTCAAGATCGTCTACCCGAGCAACACCGCAGACGCCAAGGCTCTGCTCAAAGCCTCGATTCGGGACGACTCCCCCGTGATCTTCGAGGAACACAAGGGACTCTACCGGGCACCCGACTTGCGTGCGATTCTCCCGCACCCTCTGCCCGAGGTCGAGATCGGACGCGCGGCGACGGTCCGTCACGGAAGCGACCTCGCCGTCGTCACGTACGGCGCCATGGTGCACGAATCTCTCAAGGCCGCAAATCTGCTCGCCGAGGACGGCGCCGAGGCCCGGGTCGTCGACCTGCGCACCCTTCTGCCGCTCGACGACGAGGCCATCGCCGAGGCGGTGAAGGACACCGGACGCGTTCTCGTCGTGCACGAAGACACCCGGACGGGCGGGATCGCCGGCGAGATCGCGATGCGCATCAACGAACTGGCCTTCGAATGGCTCGACGCGCCCATCGTGCGCGTAACCGCGATCGACGCACCGGTCCCCTACGCGGGAAGGCTGGAAGACGAATTCTTACCGGGAAGCGCGGATATCCTCACGGCGCTCCGTTATCTTGCGGAGTATTGAACCGAGGCCTCCCCGGGGGGTAGTCCGGCTCACCGCAGCGGTTCGGGCCCCCCTCGACCCACCTCAGAACAGCAGGAGTAAGAAGCAGTGGCGCGCATAGACGTACCCATGCCCCAGATGGGCGAGTCCATCGCCGAGGGCACCGTGTCCAAGTGGCTCAAGGCCGTCGGCGACCGGGTCGAGCGGGACGAACCGATCCTCGAGATCTCCACCGACAAGGTGGACGCCGAGATCCCGGCTCCTTCAGGAGGCTGGCTCATCGAAGTCGTGGTGAGCGAGAGCGAAACGGTCGAGGTGGGCACCACCGTGGCGATCATCGACACCGAGGCTCCGTCTGCGGGGTCCGGCGACGAGACCGCCGCATCGCCCACCCTCTCCGCAGCAGAGGACAACGGCGCGCCCCAGGCGGGAGCCGCCGCCCGACCCGACACCGCAGCACCGGACCGGGAGAGCGGAGACGGCGCCAGCTCTCTCGACGAGCGCTTGCGGACCCGTTCGACACCGGTCGTCCGCAAGATCGCGGCCGAGCACGACGTGAACGTCGCGGACGTGGAGGGCACCGGGCACATGGGCCGGGTCACTAAGAAGGATATCCTGGCCCACATCGAGACTGCGGCATCGGCGCCCTCGCCCCCGGCGACCCCACGTCGGACCCGATCCGCACCGACCGACGCGGCGCCCTCCGATCTCTGGGAGCGCTTCCACCGCGAGGTCGAGCACCCGCGCTACCCGGTCCGTTCGAGCGACCGCGTGGAGGCGATGGACAAGATTCGACGTCTCACGGCCGAACACATGGTGGTCGCCAAACGCGTCGCGCCGCACGTGCACTCGTTCATAGAGATCGACTTCAGCGCCATCGACCGGGTGCGCAAGGCGCGCAAAGCCGCATGGGCCGAGCGCGGAGCCAAGGTCAGCTACACGGCCTTCGTCGCGTGGGCGGTCGCCCGGCTTCTTCGCGACTTCCCCACGGTGAATTCGGCCGTTTCAGGCAACGAAGTCATCTTCCGCGGCAACGTCAACCTCGGCATGGCCGTGGACCTCAACCCCGGATTGATCGTCCCCGTCGTCCACGACGCCGACGACCTCAGCCTCGCCGGCATCG carries:
- the tpiA gene encoding triose-phosphate isomerase, with translation MSVIAGNWKMHHAPRDAEAFFDAFDIAETDPDHEIVIFPPTVSLWAAHRRTRSNPRIRLGAQNVHWRSSGAYTGELSASMAVRAGASHVLVGHSERRAFFGESDEEVARKTAAALHAGAIPVICLGETIEEKRSGMAVAVVGRQLGAVLGTLAEGCSDASSDLGGGAPGPANGAGTFLVAYEPVWAIGTGETATPEDAELAHAAIREQLADVLGAATATRTPILYGGSVKPDNARELLSAAGVDGVLVGGASLNPHHFAAIAGAAP
- the secG gene encoding preprotein translocase subunit SecG; protein product: MIRVATELHRLKLHHLDGKARSGELSARVSRHPHLDSDGSDSKQMTTFLYLLLILDGLFMAIVVLLQAGKGGGLAAVGGGGGTAMTEGILAGRQATSLLTRATWISGTIFLASALALSIISQRNAVPTSVIQVPTPNAAPVPILSTVGEGDSAVGNDGEGAPGEGATGQTGESASDSGNGNDG
- a CDS encoding alpha-ketoacid dehydrogenase subunit beta, whose protein sequence is MTAGTPDHLTRSERGEPVTMLEAISEALFEEMVADDSVLLMGEDIGAYGGAFKVTRGFLDHFGPDRVVDVPIAEGGFTGAAAGAAHAGLRPVVEMQFMDFVSPAYDVITNYVATAAYRGAGRLPMVIRGPVGGGGRGGPFHSQNVEMAFFHTPGLKIVYPSNTADAKALLKASIRDDSPVIFEEHKGLYRAPDLRAILPHPLPEVEIGRAATVRHGSDLAVVTYGAMVHESLKAANLLAEDGAEARVVDLRTLLPLDDEAIAEAVKDTGRVLVVHEDTRTGGIAGEIAMRINELAFEWLDAPIVRVTAIDAPVPYAGRLEDEFLPGSADILTALRYLAEY
- a CDS encoding 2-oxo acid dehydrogenase subunit E2; translation: MARIDVPMPQMGESIAEGTVSKWLKAVGDRVERDEPILEISTDKVDAEIPAPSGGWLIEVVVSESETVEVGTTVAIIDTEAPSAGSGDETAASPTLSAAEDNGAPQAGAAARPDTAAPDRESGDGASSLDERLRTRSTPVVRKIAAEHDVNVADVEGTGHMGRVTKKDILAHIETAASAPSPPATPRRTRSAPTDAAPSDLWERFHREVEHPRYPVRSSDRVEAMDKIRRLTAEHMVVAKRVAPHVHSFIEIDFSAIDRVRKARKAAWAERGAKVSYTAFVAWAVARLLRDFPTVNSAVSGNEVIFRGNVNLGMAVDLNPGLIVPVVHDADDLSLAGIGRRMVDLAERARGRTLLPSEIQGATFTITNPGVLGTLAGLPVIPKGTSAILGTGAIEKRVVAVEDPVSGTDSIVVRKRSIFTLGYDHRIVDGADSARFLSALKAMLESFPEDV